In Pelagicoccus sp. SDUM812003, the genomic stretch CCCGCAATTCTGGAACGTCTTCATTGGCGACATGAGCCTGGTCGGTCCTCGGCCGGAGCGTCCCGAGCTTATCGAAAGCTTCCAGTATCAGATTCCTTACTACCAGAGCCGACATGCCGTGAAGCCTGGCATGACAGGCTGGGCCCAGGTGCATGGATTGCGTGGCGATACGAGCATCGAGGACCGCATCCGGCACGATTTGCAATACATCGAAAACTGGAGCCCCTGGCTGGATGTCGTTATTCAGATTCGAACCTTCTTCAACTACAAGGGAGCTGCCTAGCGGCAGATCCCGCCGCGTCCGCTTCCCAAAGCTTCTAGACGTTTCGAAACGTGAGCTCGCACCCCATATGATTATGAAAAAAGCGCCTTCAACTGTATCCGAATCACTATTACGAAAATCCGCTTGGACGGATCCGAATCGAGTCGATGACCTGGCGAAGAAACCTGCCGTAGGCTGGCGGGGTGGGCTCAAGCTTTTTACGCTTGCGTTCGTTTCATTGTCCGGCGTTGCCGCGCTTGAGGGCGCTTTGAAAATTGGGAGCGACGCGGTGCTGACGACGGAGGTGCAGGGGGTAGCGGAGTATCACTCTAACGTATTTCGCCGCGACAAAGGGTTGGAGGTCATTTTGCCTGTAGAAGATGATTGGATACGCGAAGGGCGAGTCCGCTTCAATTTGAGCAACGACACGGAGGAGAGCGCGGGGCAAGCCAGGTTGACGAGCGGCGTTCGCCAGCTGTGGTTTTCCGAAAACAGCCAGCTCGATACGGCACTGTTCGATATCGAAGGTTTGATTGGTTACGAAGGGGCGAGGGTTCGCAGCTCTCTCTCTTCCTTCTATGTTGAGAACTCGCTTCCGGACGAAGACTTGAGGGATGACACGGGCTTGCTTGATCGGTCCAACTTCAAGGTCAACTGGGATACGACCTATCAGATGACGGGGGCGTCCATCTTCAAGTTCAGAGCGGACTACTCCGATATTACGTACGAGGATCCGCCGAACCGGGACTTCAACGATCGGAGCTCCTACGGGGTGAATACCAAGCTGCTCTTCGACGCGACTTCCAGGTTCAATGTCGGGCTGGGCGGGAAAGCCCGCTGGTATTCCGTGGACATCGGCAGCGACTGGGAGGACGCGGCCATGTTTCTCAGCGTGGAAGCGGATGTTGCGGCTGACTTCGAACTGGAAGCGAACCTGGGCTACGGCTCGCAGAGCTTCGACATGATTGGCATCGAATCCAAGGATAGCGTCTTCGCGGCGATTTCCGCCAAATGGAATCCGACGGCCGATACCGATTTGGGAGTGGGCTTCGAAAAGGACTTCGATTCAGGCGGCACCGGCAACGCTCTCGAGTATTCCAGGGCGGAAGGCTTCTGGCGCTGGCGCGTCAGCAACGCCCTGACGGTCGACACCAGAGCGATCTATCTCGAGCGCTCCTATCAAGCCAACGAGCGCGAAGACAACATATTGCGGACGACGGCGGCTTTGAGATGGGACGGAGAAGGACAATGGTTTGGCGAGTTTCGGCTCAGCTACGATGAAAACGACTCAAGCATCTTGGGTTTCTCGTACGAGGATTTCGTGACCAGACTCATGGCGGGCTATCGATGGTAGCGTGTTTGATCCTAAGAAATATATAAAAAGAGGGAGAAAGGAAATGAATAATGCTAGCAAAAGCTTACGAATCGCAGCGATAGCGATAGCGTGCGTTCTGTTTGGAGCGACGATTGCCTTTTCGCAGACGAAAAACTATAAATTGTTTTCGGGGGATATATTGAGGTTCACTGTATACATGGAGCCGGATATCACCACCGAAGCGCGAATCGAAACCGATGGCACGTTTATGTTGCCATTCGTGGGAAAGGTCGATGCCGCGGGCAAGACCCTGAGCGAATTGCAGGAGTCTCTATATGTGAAGTACGATGGCGACTATTTTATAAATCCTCAGATCAATCTGAGAATTATAGAATACGCCCAGCGCACGGTGCAAGTGCATGGCCAGGTCGGGAATCCGGGACTGGTGGCGATCGCTCCCGATGCGGAACTGACCTTGATGCAGGCTATCGCGGAAGCAGGGGGGTTCACCAGAAGGGCGGAAGAGCGAAAGGTGCAGATCACGCGCGATGGCGAGATCGTAAATCGGCTGTTTCGCCTGAATCCTGACTCGCTGGCCAAGCAGGACATGGATAGCAGCGATGCTCAGTTCAAACTGCAGCCCGGCGACATCGTGTTCGTGCCGGAATCGCTTTTCTAACCCGAGGGGATGCTTGATTGAAAATGAATCAACAATACCAACTGGATCAAAACGGGCAGGAGCGTGTGGCGGAGCATTGCCAAGACTGGTACTGCGTCAGGACCAAGGTGGGGCAGGAGATGCTCGCGGTTTCCTGCCTGCGCAAGGAGGCAGGTCTGGAAGCGTTTTCTCCGCGCATCCGCTACAAGCGGGTGACGCGTTCCGGGAAGCGCTCGGTGGTGAAATCGCTGTTTCCCGGCTACCTCTTCGTACTCTGCTCGCTGAGAGAAAGCTTTCGCCATGTGCTGTCGAGAAAGGGAGTCGTGGAGTTCGTGCGTTTCGGCGGTCGAATTCCCACCTTGCCGGATACCTGCATCGAGGAGCTGAGAAACGCCTACGCCCATTGGGATGACGTGCTGACAGTCGAGCGGGGAACCCTGCTCAAGGGCGACTACGTCGAGATCGTTGACGGCGCCTTCCTTGGTATGGGAGCCGTGGTGCGCGAGTACCTGCCGGAGTCGGACCGGGTGAAGATCCTGATCGACCTGCTGGGTCGCGAGGTTCCGGTATCGGTTCCTTATACGGACGTGAAGAAAACGGGATGAAGCGACGGGACGGTCAGGTCGCGCGTTTGCCGATGACATTGTTGTCTCCATCGGCCTCGCTGTCCAGCAGGGGAGCCTGGGGCTTGCCGGAGAGACTGGCGCTCAAAATGGCTTTGCCGGTGTTTTCGATAACTTGAACCGCTCTGTCGTCCCAGTACTCGGCCATGTCGAAATCCTTCACATTCGTTACATCCAGATCGGGAAACCCGTGCTTCGCGAGCCATCGCTTCACGTGGCCAACCCCTTCCTCGCTGCAGGCGCGCGCGGTGAAGATCTTCACCCGAAAGCCTTTGTCGATCCACTCCATGACGCGCTCTTTCATTCGCGGTACGGGCGGGCCGATGTGCTCCATGCCGCGCCATCCGTGGTACTCGGCGAGCGTGCCGTCTAGATCCACCCCGATCCAGCCGCGCTTCCTCCGCTTGTCTGGTTGGGAGACGCTTTGGGGCTGGGCGGGCTTTGGGCTGGTGAAGAGCCTTTTGATGATGTTCTTCATGTTGTATGGAAAGATATATAAGGATATGACCCAGTGCGAGGATGAAATTTTACGGGAGAAAGCTTTGATGAACAATTATGATAAAACGAAAGGAGAGGCGTTTGTCATCTTTTCCATTACGCGATGATGGCTTAGAGCCTGTCGTGTGTGGAATATGATAAATGCTGATTGATTAGGCGGCTGGGCGCCACTAGCTTTTGCCGCATAGAAATATTCTCGTTTGTCGCGTGAAGCGTTGGAGCTTCGCGGTTCGCTGGCAAGCGATTTGCTACAAATATATAATTCGAAACTCATTTGGCGACTGCCCATTCAAGAAGGAATGGCGCCAAAAATGGCGGTAGCGTGTCTATATCGGACAAAAGGTCGCATTTCCCGCCGGCGACTTCCGAATGGCGACGAGTCGATGAGTCCTGCGGGATGTCGACCAAGACGAATACGGCCTGAGCCGATCGATGGGTTTTAACAATCTAACTAACTAACTAAGCGTATGTCCAACTTTGAACAGAGAGATCGATTTGATTCCAGCGATCGCAATCCGGCAGGAGCCAACGGAAACGGGTCCTATCCCTATGGCGCCTCGCGTTCGGCGGGTCAGCCGAGCTATTCGTCCAGCTCGCGCAAAGGGACCTCCAAGGACCTAACCATGGTCGATCTGATCAATCAGATACGAAACATGTTCGCCATCCTGCGGCGTCGGTTCTTCGCCGGCCTTTTCGTCGCGGCTATCGTGGCGGTGGGTCTAGGCTCCTTTTTGCTCAGAGAGCCGCCTGAGCAGACCGCGATGACCACCATTCTCGCTCAGAGCACCTTCGATGAGGTGCTGAACAGAGCGAACGTGGCGACCGGCGGGAAGGACGACGATCAGGAGATGTTCCTCATCAATCAGCTTTCCTTTCTGAAAAGTCGCCGATTCGCCGACATGGCGGCCAACGAATTCACCGAGGAGGAGAAGAAGCAGTTGCTGACCCCTTATCTGGAGCAGGGCGAGACGTTCACGGAAACGGGATTCCGTAATCTGGTGGGCTCCAAAATGGGCGCTGACCGCGAGCGCGATCGGGAGCTGTTCATCATCTCGTTCCGGCATCGCGATCCTGAACTGGCGAAGCTGGCAACGGATCGCATCGCCTCCAAGTTCGTCAGCTTCCTGCAAAACGAGACCAAGAACGCGAACCGGGAAGCGGCCCAGAGCTTGACCCGTCAGGCTGAGACGTTGGAGGAGGAGATCTCGTCCATCAACGAGAAGATCAGGGCCTACAAGCTGGAGAAGAAGATCACTTCGATCGAAGACACCACCGAGCTCCTGCAGGAGCGTTTGGCCTACATCGAAAAGAGCCAGACCCAAGCGTCCATCGAACGCGCGACCATCGAAACCCAGCTCGCGGGAGCCAAGGTCGCGATGGAAAACAGCCAGACGCCATTCGCGAATCCGACCCTGGCGAGCTACGGAAACAACGAAGAGCTTCGCAAGAAGCGCGTGGACCTGATGGTGGAAAAGAAGGCGCTTTCGTCACGTTACGGTCCGAAGCATCCGGCGATGATCGAACTGACTAACGAGATCGAAGGATTGTCCGAGGCGATTCAGGAAAACTTCGCCTTGGCCTACGAGGAACTGGAAAGCCAATACGATATGGCCCTCAAGCAGGAAGCGAAGCTGCGTAAAGAGCTGGATCGCAGCTTCAGCGAAAGCCAGGAGATCGACGCCCTCGCCGACCGTATCCGCCGCTTGGAGGAAGAGGCCAGAGCCAAGGCCTTGGCCCTCGCCGAGGTTTCCCAGAGAGCCAGCATGGCGGATGTAAACAGCTCGCTGCCTGCTGATGTCATGCGGGTCATCGACTCCGCCTATATCGACAGCCCCTTCCTTTCGGAATACAAGCTTAACATCATCTTTGTATCCGGTTGTTCACTACTAGCACTTTTCGCGGTGCCGTTGACGCTTCATTGCTTCGACGACAAGCTGAAAAGCGCTACGGACGTCGAAGTGGAGCTGGACCAGGACTTGATAGGCGGCGTGCCCAAACTGTCGCGTACGCGAAAGAAGGACCGTCCTCACGTGGTGAGGGATCGAGTCGACCCCTCCAAGGTGGAGCCATTCATGTCGACCATCGTTCAAATGGAGCTGCTTTCTTCTCAGGAGAGCTCGTCGCGCACCTTTGTGGTGACAAGCACCATTCCGGGCGAAGGCAAATCCACCATAGCTTCGAACATTGCTTCCGGCTTCACTCAGCTGGGACGTAAAACGCTCTTGATCGACTGCGATCTCAGGCGTCCGAGCCAGCATTTGATGAACGGCATCGACAGCAAGCGCGGTCTCGTCTACTGGTCGAACGCTGGCTATTCTCTGGAGCAGGACCTGTTTAGCGTCGACTCGCCGCTCGGTATCCACGCATTGGATGACGGCACTCATTTGCTGCCCAGTGGCGGCTCCTGCGTGCACCCGACTAAAATACTGGTATCCGCTCATTTCGGACGCCTCTTCGACGCCCTACGCGAGCACTACGATGTCATCATCGTGGATACGCCACCTGCGGGACTCTTTCCGGATTCGTTGATCGTTTCTCAGCAGCCGGGCGAGACCTTGCTCGTCGCTCGGGAGGAAAAGGCCAAGTTGCCTAAGATTCGCCGAGTGATAACCGATATCAACAAGACCAACGCTCCTCTTCTTGGAATGGTGCTCAACGCGTTCTCAGCCTCGAGCTTGAATGCTCGCGTCGCTGATAAATACACGTATCGAGATTACGGATATAAGATGAAGAAGGGCAAGCGACCCAAGACCAAGGGCCGTCGTGTGCCAGTGGCGTGAGTCACAAACGAAGTGCCGGACTCTCGGCTGGGTAAGGCTGAGCCGGTTCGACTTTGCGAATGCGGAGACTGAGATATGAAAAGCGAGGATTCACTCCCCATGTTGGCTGGTGAAATAGGAGAAGGCGTTCGCGTGAAGCGAGCGGAGATTCCTGTCGCTCACAGGCGTTGCCTGATGCTGCTGCAAGGAAACGAGGGTTACGGCGTTCGCCGCGCCGTTCTCGACCTTTCGAAACAGCTTGTTCTCAATTCGGTGGAGCTCCACTTTGTCGCTATGCGCTCCGGACCGTTCGTTGCGGAGCTGAAGGGGCTCGCATATCCCGTGACCGTGATGGAACAGGCGACCTCGGAGGGGATAAGACGAAAAGGCTTCGGATTCGTGCTGGGGTGCATTGCTGTCTTTCGGCAGTCGCTGACCGCGAAGCGACGCCTTGTTTCAATCATCGAAGACGTCAAGCCGGACTGGATACACCTTCCGGTAGCGTCGCTACTCATACTGGCGGGCTTGGCGGGACGCACCGCGAAGCGACCTGTGTATTGGCATTTGCACAACACAGTGGTGTCCAAGCTTCCGATGCGGCTGCAGCCGCTTTGCTACCAGCTGATCTGCAAGCTCGCTAAGGTCACGCCCATGGGCAACAGCCAGCATACGGCCGCCTCTCTGGGCGATGCTCTTTGCAAGCCTGAGGTTCTGTATCCAGGTGTGGATACGCAGTTTTTCAATCCCGATCGCGTGAAGGCGCCGCTTCGAAAGTCCGATTTCGGTTTCGAGGAAACCGTGCCGTTGTTCGCCATCGTGGCGAGAATGAATCCCAGCAAGGCTCAGGACCGTGTGGTAGAGGCTGCCATAGGACTCCTGGCTGAAGGGAAGCGCCTTAGCCTGATGCTGGTGGGCGGCCCGCTTGATTCGGACTACAGCGTTTCGTTGCAAAAAACAATTGATGCAGCCGGCGCAGGGGAGGCTATCAAACTGGTTGATCGAGTCGAGGACCCACGTCCGTACTTTCAGTTGGCGGATGTCGTGATCAACAGTCGCAAGGATGCGGAGCCGTTTGGACTGTCCCTCGTCGAGGCCATGCTGATGGAGCGTCCCGTTCTGGCCTACGCGCTCGGCGGACCGTCGGAAACGGTGGGCGTGGGCGTCACGGGCTGGTTGGTGGACGAGCCTACGGTGGAGGGCTACCGCCGCGGAATCATTCAGGCGTTGAAGGATGAAGCCAGATGGAAATCGATGGGCGCAGCCTCAAGGGCTCGGGCAGCGGAACGTTACTCCCAAGAAATCACTACAGCCCACTACTTGAAACTGGTCGCGAGTCGCGACACGTCGGTTCGCTCGAAACGGAGCGATTGGGCGCGAGGTGGCGTTGTCGCCTAAGTCTGGATACAAGAGACCGGATTGGAAAATCGGTCGTAGCTCGCTGCATGCTTCGTCAAGTGGCGGATAGGTTGGAATTTTGAGTTTCGAAAACTATGAACTTCAGAAAGAATGTCGTCTTGAAGAAGGCTTGGCGCTACGGGGCTGCGGTGCCGCGCGCCTTTAGCTCGGCCACGGCGCGACCAAGCGCCTGGAGGCAGAACCCGCCGGTGCTGGCGAACTCCTTTCCTAAAAGCGGGACTCACCTGCTTCAGCAGATCCTGAGCGTATTGCCTGGCATGAAGGATTGGGGAGGCTTTTGGGCCTCCCAGCCGTCTTTCACCTTCCGGGAGATCCAGCCTGAGGCCATGTCGCGACGGATCAGGCGCGTCAGTCCGGGCGAGCTGGTCTGCGGACACCTGTACTACAGCGACCAGGCGAAGGAGGCATTGGAAAGCAGGCACGTGGCTCACTTCTTCATCTATCGTGATCCACGCGATGTAGTGGTTTCGGAAGCTCACTATTTGGGTGAGATGAATCGCTGGCACAAGCTGCACTCGCGATTCAGCAAGCTGCCGACGAGAGCGGAGCGATTGCTTCTCTCCATCAAGGGACTGCCGAAGGAGGACATCTACTATCCGAACATCGTGGAGCGATTCTCTCGGTTCACGCAGTGGATCGAAGATCCCAACGTCTGCTCGATCAGCTACGAGGATCTGATTTCGGAGAACAAGTACCAGACGATCGAAAAGATCATCAAATTCTACTGCTCGAGATCAGGTTACGACTATCCAGTTGAAGCCCTCATCCAGCGGGCCTGCGAGGCGATCCAGCCATCGAAGTCTCACACCTTCAGGCGTGGCGGCAGCGGAGGGTGGAAAAGCGAGTTCGATGGGGGCGTCAAGGAGCTGTTCAAGCAGATCGGCGGCGCCGAGCTGGTGATGAAGCTCGGCTACGAGAAATCAGTCGAATGGTGATTCGTCGCCAATCGATTGCCATCAACGCTTAGCGGCGGGGCTCGCGTCACCGAACGGAGCTGCAGCGAAACATAAGACAAGGAACTTGTATGAAGATTCTGATACATGACTATGCTGGACACGCGTTTCAGATCCAGCTCACGCGGGAGCTCGCGCGGCGCGGATTCGAAGTCGTGCACGCCTACGCGGGCGGATTGCTGACGCCGCAAGGGGACATGCAGCGCGTCGATGGCGATCCGCCTGGCCTCTCCTTTCGAGAAGTGCCGATGGATAAGCGGTATCGAAAGAACAAGTACAAGTTTCTGAAACGACGCGGATACGAGGTCGCTTACGGGAAGGAGCTGCAGCGGGTCATCGAGGACGAGCGGCCATCGATCATTTTCAGCGGGAACACCCCGTCCGAGCCGCAATTGATGGCGGTCAAGCTTGCGAACGAGCTTGGCATTCCGTTCGTTTCCTGGGTTCAGGACTTCTACAGTGTCGCGGTGAAGAAACTGGCGGCTCGCAAGTCGCGAATTCTAGGGCGGCTGGCGGCGATCTACTATACCGAGGTGGATCGGCGATGTTTCAAGCGTAGCGCGCGCACCGTTGCGATCAGCGAAGATTTCATCCCGACGCTGGCCGAATACGGCGTTGATGCCCGCGACATTTCGGTGATTGAGAACTGGGGAGCCATCGCCGAGATCCCGATGCTTGGAAAAGACGTGTCATGGGCCCGCGAATACGGGTTTCATGACAAGAAGGTTTTCTTGTACACTGGAACCATGGCCATGAAGCATAATCCTGATTTGGTGCTTCGTCTCGCCCAGCGCTTTCACAATGACCCGGAGGTTCGCGTGGTGGTGGTCTCGGAAGGGCCCGGCGCGGACTACTTGATGGAGCAAAAGCCTATCCGGGGATTGAGCAATCTGGTCATCCTGCCGTTCCAATCCTTTGACGTCCTGCCGCAGGTGTTCGGAGCTGCGGACGTGATGATCGCCCTGCTCGAGGAAGACGCCGGTGTCTTTTCGGTGCCGTCGAAGATCCTGAACTATCTTTGTTCGGGCAAGCCAACCCTTGCGGCGATCCCCAAGGAAAACCTCGCGGGGCGCATCTTGGAAAAGAATCGAGCGGGCATCGTGGTCTCTCCCCGAGACGCCGAAGGCTTCGCTCAGGCGGGCGAGGACCTGATCGACAACGAAGCCCTGAGGTTGGAGATGGGAGCGTGCGCTCGACGCTACGCGGAGGAAAATTTCAAGGTAGAGATCGTTGGCGACAAGTTTCAGCGAGTGATCAATCAGGTGCTGGGAACCGAAAAGACGAGTCCTGCTCGCCAGATGCTGGCGGCCAACGCTCTTCGCGAGGAGGCAAGAAGCTTTAGCGAATAGGTTCAATATGGAGTCGCTTATGAACAGTATCCAGGAACTTGGTACGAGGTCGCCCAGCGCCGGGACGTCCCGCGTGAAGACCCGAGGAGTGATCTACGTCGTAACTGGGGGCAGGAGCTATCTCGGGGAGTTGGTTTCCTCCGTGAAAAGTCTGCGTCGCCATGAGCCGGACATCCCTGTAACCGTTTTTTCCCGCTACAAGCTGCCGTCTCGCTACAGGCTTGAACGCCGCGAGGTGGACCCTGATCTCAATCCGCACAAGCTCAAGGTGCGCTGCTTGCGCGAGTCTCCGTATGACGAGACGCTTTTTTTGGATACCGACACGTCTATCAAGGGAAAGGTGTCGCCTTTGTTCGACGAGCTCAAGCAGCACGACTTTTGCGTGGCTCATTCGCATGTGGCGGACTACTCTCGTCGACCTCCTTTGCTGCTGGATTTGGTGAAGGCTGATGGATACAACACTGGAGTGCTGCTGTTTCGCAAGTCCGATCCGACCTCGCTCTTTCTCTCCAAATGGGAAGGGGCGGTCATGGCGCATGATCCGAAGGAGATGTGGGCCGGTCACTACGGCGACCAGTACTTCTTCACCGAGCTGGTCAATGGTACGGGAGTGGCTGATTCCGAGCTCAAGTTCGGGATCCTGGACAACGTCAAGTGGAACTGCCGGGGCATCGCTTCGGAGCACGTTCGCAAGATCAATCGCTGGTCGGACGTGAGGATCTTTCATCACCGCACCAGCGGCATGAAGATTCGGAAGCTGATCTACTCCATCACGGATTTTCCGACGGCGAAGGTGATCGCTGGCAAGGGGCTTCGGCTCATGAGGCTGAGATGACCCCGGGTTCGGGAGCGACAGGTCGTATGCGCGCAGCGAATACGTCTGTTTTAAGTTCGCCAGTTGAGCTGCGAAGGGATTGAATGGTATGAGTGTCAGTCGTCACATTATGACTTATGATAGCCGAAGAAGCTATGCGGGGCCGGTTGAGGAATCCTCGGATGGCGGTTACCTAGCGAAAGCGGTGCTGGTCACTCTTTTCGCCTGGGCGTTGCTGGGAAAGCAGCTGCTGTTCATGCTGGCGATCGTCTTGAACGTGCCGACCCGTGTGCTTACGATCCCATCGCACATGGCCACGGTGGGGTTGGCGCTGGCCTCGGTGGTGGTGGTTTTTTTCGCCACCCGTTTCCGCTACTTTCCGCTGCATTGGATCGTGCTGCCATTCAGCGCCTTCTGGATGTTCTACTTCATGCGCATCGTGATCGACTACCAGGCGCAGGGGTCGATGTTCGCCCCGCCGAAGGACGCGACCTATTCGGTCAGCTACATCGCTCAGAAAGCGATTGGCACCTGTCTGTTGCCTTCCGTCGCGGTATTGCTGAACACGCATTGGGCGGCCTGGCGAAAGACGCAGACGGTTTGCTTCACCATGGCGGTGCTGATTGCGGGTTCCTTTTTCGCGATCTACCGGGAAAACATCTTTTCTTTCAGTGGGAGAATGAATCCGGGCGATGAAACGGGCGATTTCGCCACGATCAGCTCGCTCCAGCTGGGGTACTCGGGGCTGGTGTTGCTGATCTTCTTCCTGTTCATGTACTTCTCCGAACGGCCCAAAAACGTTTGGAAGGCGCTCTTGCTCTACTCGGTAGGGGCGGTGGGCATGCTGCTGATCGTTGGCAGCGCCTCGCGCGGACCGGTGGTTGGCTTCGTCTTCATGGCGGTGCCGTTCGGCTTCTCGCTGTTCTTTCGTGGCGAGCCCGGCAAGTTTATCAAGTTTGTGGTCGGTGTGGCGACCTTCGGAGCGATCGCCCTGATCGCCGCTCAGCTGACGGGCAGCAGCGTGTTCGATCGTTTGCTCAGCATCCATCACGATGTGGTTTCACAGTCGGACCAATCCGATCGGCTCGTCTTCTATGAGAACGCGTGGAACTCCTTCCTGGAGTCTCCGATCATCGGATCGCAGTCTTCGCTGGGAGGTTATGCCTACCCGCACAACTTGATTCTCGAGTCGCTGATGGCGGTGGGGATCGTCGGCACCATCCCGCTGCTCGTCGTGATCGGATACGCCTTCTACTGCTCGTGGGCGCTGCTGGTGCGCTATCCGAAGCTCGGCTGGCTGTCTCTGGCTTTCTACGCCTACTTCTGTGGCTCGCTCTTTTCCGGTTCCCTTTTTTCGAACGCGGCATTCTGGATTTCGATGGCTGGCACGATTTCGGCCTATCAATGGGCGGCGAGAGAAATGGATGAGCAGGAGGAGGAAGAGGCCCTTCGCTCCTGATCGAGGGGGTGGCTCCCTGGCTCATCTCCTGCCGGGCGTTCCTCCCGAAAAGGGTCTAGTTTTTGAATAAGATGAACGAGAAGATCGTATTTTTGATGTCCCACCCGAGGCATGCCAGGATGTGGCGTCGGGCGAAACGCGTGCAGCCGCATTTTCAGCAGTCGCAGGTTCTCGCCTTCGACCGAGAGATCTCCACCCCGGCCAAGCACGGCGACTATGTTTCGCTAGGGAACATCGCCAACCGAAACTACCTGTCTCGGCTGGGGAGCTTGTTCAAGGCGTTTCGCATCATCAGAGCGTCGGTGAAGAGCGCCAGCGCGGTGTATTGCTTCAGCTTGGATCTCCTTTTGCTCGCATGGGTGGCCTGCCTGACCTCGCGGGCCAGGCCGAAATTCGCCTACGAGGTGGCCGACATTCGAGACGCCCTGGTCGGCAAAGGCGTCGCCAGCGCGGCGCTGCGATTTCTGGAGCGCTTTTTGATCCGCCGCGTAGCGGTGGTCGCCTTCACCTCGCGGCATTTCTACGAAGGCTATTTTCGCGAGGTGCAGCGTTTCGATTCCTTCCCTCATGTGGTCATCGAGCACAAGCCGGAGCTTCCCCGGCAGATCCGCGATTCGATCGAAAGGCCAGCAGGTCTTCCGAGACCCATTACGGTGGGCTACTTCGGGCTCATGAAGAGCGTCGCCTCGTTCGAATTGCTCGTGGAGCTCGCAAAGCGCTCCCAAGGCGCTGTTCGAGTCCTCTTTCGTGGGATGTTCGTGCCGCCCCTCGATGAAGCGCAGTGCCTAAAGACGATAGATGAATACGCTGAGCTTTCCTATGGAGGACCCTATAAATCTCCGGCGGACTTGCCTAATATGTATCCGCAAGTTGATATCGTATGGGACGCATATAACGAAACGGAAAACTCGCGTTGGCAAAGAACGACTCGTTTTTCCGAATCTCTTTTCTTCAAAAAGCCGCTTATCGTTAACATCGGAACGCAAGACGAGCGCATCGCTCGGCAATATAACTTAGGGTTAACCGTTGATATAAGCGATCCCGAATCGGTTGTTGAGGCTCTGTTGGGAATTCGCGAAGAAGACTATCTAGAGTGGTGCGAGAGCTTCGATCGCTTGCCGGATTCCATGCTGTATTATGGTGATGAATACAGCTCTTTGGTGAAGGCGCTGAAGCCCGAAGGGTCTGGGCTGCAGGGGAGCTTCGCGGTATCCCACGCACCGTCTCACAGCTAGGGACACGTAAGGTTTGGTGGATCCCTTAGGAAAGCCTACGGAGACGGGCGGAAATTTTTTTTCGAAGGGCTTGAGTCGTAAATTTTTCTATAAGATTCAGTCAATGAAGCGATTAGAAAGGGGATGGGGGAACTTGATATAGAATCGGGCGTCTGTTCGCCGTTTAAACGATATGTGAATTGAAATTCATGTCGCGATTCGTGTTCGAATTCGTACGAAAAAGCGACGATGACCCATCCAACGATGATAAGAACCAACTTCAACCAAACGACTAAAAGTACGAGCTTTAGTAGTAGCAGATGTTCTTGGATCGTTTCACGTGCACAGGAGAGTTCGGGCTTTGGCCAATCTCGTGCGTTCGCGAAGCGATTCATGGCGCTTGT encodes the following:
- a CDS encoding sulfotransferase domain-containing protein; its protein translation is MNFRKNVVLKKAWRYGAAVPRAFSSATARPSAWRQNPPVLANSFPKSGTHLLQQILSVLPGMKDWGGFWASQPSFTFREIQPEAMSRRIRRVSPGELVCGHLYYSDQAKEALESRHVAHFFIYRDPRDVVVSEAHYLGEMNRWHKLHSRFSKLPTRAERLLLSIKGLPKEDIYYPNIVERFSRFTQWIEDPNVCSISYEDLISENKYQTIEKIIKFYCSRSGYDYPVEALIQRACEAIQPSKSHTFRRGGSGGWKSEFDGGVKELFKQIGGAELVMKLGYEKSVEW
- a CDS encoding glycosyltransferase family 4 protein, which encodes MKILIHDYAGHAFQIQLTRELARRGFEVVHAYAGGLLTPQGDMQRVDGDPPGLSFREVPMDKRYRKNKYKFLKRRGYEVAYGKELQRVIEDERPSIIFSGNTPSEPQLMAVKLANELGIPFVSWVQDFYSVAVKKLAARKSRILGRLAAIYYTEVDRRCFKRSARTVAISEDFIPTLAEYGVDARDISVIENWGAIAEIPMLGKDVSWAREYGFHDKKVFLYTGTMAMKHNPDLVLRLAQRFHNDPEVRVVVVSEGPGADYLMEQKPIRGLSNLVILPFQSFDVLPQVFGAADVMIALLEEDAGVFSVPSKILNYLCSGKPTLAAIPKENLAGRILEKNRAGIVVSPRDAEGFAQAGEDLIDNEALRLEMGACARRYAEENFKVEIVGDKFQRVINQVLGTEKTSPARQMLAANALREEARSFSE
- a CDS encoding putative nucleotide-diphospho-sugar transferase, whose protein sequence is MNSIQELGTRSPSAGTSRVKTRGVIYVVTGGRSYLGELVSSVKSLRRHEPDIPVTVFSRYKLPSRYRLERREVDPDLNPHKLKVRCLRESPYDETLFLDTDTSIKGKVSPLFDELKQHDFCVAHSHVADYSRRPPLLLDLVKADGYNTGVLLFRKSDPTSLFLSKWEGAVMAHDPKEMWAGHYGDQYFFTELVNGTGVADSELKFGILDNVKWNCRGIASEHVRKINRWSDVRIFHHRTSGMKIRKLIYSITDFPTAKVIAGKGLRLMRLR
- a CDS encoding O-antigen ligase family protein, whose product is MTYDSRRSYAGPVEESSDGGYLAKAVLVTLFAWALLGKQLLFMLAIVLNVPTRVLTIPSHMATVGLALASVVVVFFATRFRYFPLHWIVLPFSAFWMFYFMRIVIDYQAQGSMFAPPKDATYSVSYIAQKAIGTCLLPSVAVLLNTHWAAWRKTQTVCFTMAVLIAGSFFAIYRENIFSFSGRMNPGDETGDFATISSLQLGYSGLVLLIFFLFMYFSERPKNVWKALLLYSVGAVGMLLIVGSASRGPVVGFVFMAVPFGFSLFFRGEPGKFIKFVVGVATFGAIALIAAQLTGSSVFDRLLSIHHDVVSQSDQSDRLVFYENAWNSFLESPIIGSQSSLGGYAYPHNLILESLMAVGIVGTIPLLVVIGYAFYCSWALLVRYPKLGWLSLAFYAYFCGSLFSGSLFSNAAFWISMAGTISAYQWAAREMDEQEEEEALRS